In Amphiprion ocellaris isolate individual 3 ecotype Okinawa chromosome 3, ASM2253959v1, whole genome shotgun sequence, one genomic interval encodes:
- the taf3 gene encoding transcription initiation factor TFIID subunit 3, with protein sequence MCESYARSLLRVSVAQICQALGWDAVQLTACDLLSDVLHRYIQQLARVCHRYSELYGRTDPVLDDVSQAFRLLGVSLSELEDYVHNLEPVAFTHQTPLFPVSKNNVLQFPQPGARDTEERKDYIPDYMPPLVSLQEEEEEEEVPADMGTSAEAMQVALEEDEEEIDEDETVNDENHPLKRHLDSPDAAMGMMPTSKRPRMYPGLSPEWGVEPREPLTSLNPQRVPPGMLPSHDSLDPLSPETPSGTLPSFRPQPVMPKHSDQKGLTTPGRKPKVSSPGRQRTKSPKGVNPVPVVGSPIHSPKPSKERKKSPGRTKSPKSPKSPKMGSAKAPQPQSKTDGLLKLPLSALSERMGKENIHMRQNVEDRELAEGPFKKLEPDNTAIDDSIDAVIARACAEREPDPFAFSSGSDSDSNGFSSPRRLTIMEPSTPKNPIVAGHLLKDTSTPLHLQPHAGLGNWTMDDSINEVIRKVNQGGPSAPPQNQTEYVSSGSASPPTPEPLLKVFEEKNKIVSSIDVKKKLKKELKTKMKKKEKDKPKDKDREKDKSKLKEKNKDKNRDKNKEFSKDGKMPWKDFGVKDDEHFVQRDFTLPEGSIKIKSRDGDGPKKEKEKHKDKKKDKEKSKKDKDKRDKGKDRNKDDKQKQSALSPFALGEIPPLFSPSTCLRIPSMLPPLAPILQDKEMKSKEKDKKKDKKEKKKKKDKEKDKEREKAKEKEREKEEKRKEKEREKEKREKEKEKEKERIRLEKVKIDTPAALPSPVIPRLTLRVGAGQDKIVISKVVPNSEPKTPAPKTPAAKSGPATLPRPPPPPPMLPQIPVILPPPRSPPPPALPPSSSLLSPSPMLSPAACIKTPVRSVVTETVSTYVIRDEWGNQIWICPGCNKPDDGSPMIGCDDCDDWYHWPCVGIHAAPPEDQQWFCVKCSSKKKDKKHKKKKHKPH encoded by the exons ATGTGCGAGAGCTATGCCCGCTCGCTGCTGCGTGTTTCGGTGGCGCAGATCTGCCAGGCGCTGGGCTGGGATGCGGTTCAGCTCACTGCGTGCGATTTGCTGTCCGATGTACTGCATCGATACATCCAGCAGTTGGCCAGGGTCTGCCATCGGTACTCCGAGCTGT ATGGAAGAACAGATCCAGTCCTGGATGATGTCAGCCAGGCCTTCAGACTGCTGGGGGTGAGTCTGAGTGAACTGGAGGACTACGTCCACAACCTGGAGCCTGTGGCCTTCACCCATCAAACGCCGCTCTTTCCTGTCAGCAAAAACAATGTCCTGCAGTTTCCCCAGCCTGGAGCCCGAGAtacagaggaaagaaaggacTACATTCCAGATTACATGCCACCCCTGGTCTCCTTACAAGAAG aagaggaggaggaagaggtccCTGCCGACATGGGCACTTCAGCTGAAGCTATGCAGGTGGCACtggaagaggatgaggaggaaatagatgaagatgagacggTCAACGATGAAAACCACCCACTAAAGAGGCACCTGGACAGTCCTGATGCAGCTATGGGCATGATGCCTACCTCCAAGAGACCACGCATGTACCCAGGGCTCAGCCCAGAATGGGGGGTTGAGCCCAGGGAGCCCCTTACCTCTCTCAACCCTCAGCGTGTTCCTCCAGGCATGCTGCCGTCTCATGACAGCCTCGACCCGCTATCACCCGAAACACCCTCTGGAACTCTGCCTTCCTTCAGACCTCAGCCAGTAATGCCAAAACACTCTGATCAAAAGGGCCTCACCACTCCAGGAAGAAAGCCTAAGGTCTCATCCCCTGGCAGACAACGGACTAAGTCCCCTAAAGGGGTTAATCCCGTTCCGGTGGTTGGCAGTCCCATCCATTCTCCAAAACCATCCAAGGAAAGGAAGAAATCTCCAGGCAGGACGAAGAGTCCTAAAAGCCCAAAGAGCCCGAAGATGGGTTCAGCTAAGGCGCCTCAACCACAGAGCAAGACAGATGGCCTGCTTAAGCTCCCGCTGTCTGCACTGAGTGAGAGAATGGGCAAAGAGAACATTCATATGCGTCAGAATGTAGAGGACAGGGAGTTAGCAGAGGGCCCGTTCAAGAAACTAGAGCCCGATAATACAGCCATTGATGACTCTATTGATGCTGTGATTGCTAGAGCATGTGCTGAGCGGGAGCCTGATCCCTTCGCTTTCTCCTCAGGCTCTGATTCAGACAGCAATGGATTCTCCAGTCCCAGGAGACTGACTATCATGGAGCCGTCTACACCTAAAAACCCAATTGTGGCCGGCCACTTGTTAAAAGACACGTCAACACCACTTCACCTCCAGCCACACGCAGGTCTTGGAAACTGGACTATGGATGACTCCATCAACGAGGTGATCCGCAAGGTTAACCAGGGGGGTCCGTCGGCACCCCCTCAAAACCAAACAGAGTACGTGTCGTCAGGTTCGGCCTCACCACCCACGCCGGAACCGCTGCTCAAGGTTTTTGAAGAGAAGAACAAGATTGTGTCTTCCATAGATGTcaagaagaagctgaagaaggagctcaaaacaaagatgaagaagaaggagaaagacaaaCCGAAAGACAAAGACCGGGAAAAGGACAAGAGCAAACTCAAAGAGAAGAATAAGGATAAGAACAGGGACAAAAACAAGGAGTTTTCCAAGGACGGCAAGATGCCCTGGAAGGACTTTGGAGTGAAGGATGATGAACACTTTGTTCAGCGGGACTTTACTCTGCCTGAGGGCTCCATTAAGATTAAATCAAGAGATGGTGATGGCCctaagaaggagaaagagaaacataaagacaaaaagaaagataaagaaaaaagtaaaaaggacAAAGATAAGAGGGATAAGGGTAAAGACAGGAACAAGGATGACAAGCAGAAACAATCTGCATTATCCCCTTTTGCTCTGGGAGAAATCCCGCCACTGTTCAGCCCCTCTACCTGCCTGCGCATTCCCTCCATGCTGCCTCCTCTGGCCCCCATCCTCCAGGATAAAGAAATGAAGAGCAAGGAGAAGGACaagaagaaagacaagaaagagaagaagaaaaagaaagataagGAGAAGGACAAGGAGCGAGAGAAGGCGAAGGAaaaggagagggagaaagaagagaagaggaaagaaaaggagagggaaaaggagaaacgagaaaaggagaaggagaaagaaaaggagagaatTCGACTGGAGAAG GTGAAAATAGACACTCCAGCAGCTTTACCATCTCCAGTCATCCCCAGACTGACACTCAGGGTGGGAGCAGGTCAGGACAAAAT CGTTATCAGCAAGGTGGTTCCAAATTCAGAGCCCAAGACGCCAGCACCCAAGACCCCCGCCGCCAAGTCAGGACCTGCGACTCTTCCTCGGCCACCTCCGCCACCGCCGATGCTCCCTCAAATCCCAGTCATCCTGCCCCCGCCTCGCTCTCCACCTCCCCCTGCACTTCCTCCATCATCGTCTTTGCTCTCTCCATCCCCTATGCTTTCTCCCGCCGCTTGCATCAAAACACCGGTCCGCAGCGTAGTGACTGAGACCGTCAGTACTTATGTG ATTCGTGACGAGTGGGGAAACCAGATCTGGATTTGTCCTGGATGTAATAAACCTGACGACGGCAGTCCCATGATTGGATGTGATGACTGTGACGACTGGTATCACTG GCCTTGTGTTGGGATCCATGCAGCCCCTCCTGAAGACCAACAGTGGTTCTGCGTTAAATGTTCCAGcaagaaaaaggacaaaaaacacaagaaaaagaaacacaaaccacacTGA